The nucleotide sequence TTCTGCATCGACCGGGTCGCTGTCGGACTTTCCGTCATCCTTGGCGGACGTCTTGATCAGCTGGTCGACGTCTATGTACCGGGTGCAGGCCGTCTTGAAGGCCTCGGGCGCCTTGGCGCTGCCGAAACCGTAGACGATCAACCCGTCCTGCCGCAGCCGGGTGACAAGCGGGGTAAAGTCGCTGTCGCTGCTCATGATCCCGAAGCCGTCGACCTTGCCGGCGTTGAGCAAATCGATGGCATCGATTGCCATCGCGATATCTGTCGCATTCTTGCCCTTGGTCAGGTCGAACTGTTGCATCGGCTGCAGGCCGTAGCGATGCGTGATCTTGTTCCAGTTGCTGAGTGCAGGCTTGGCCCAGTTGCCATAGGCGCGGCGGATGTTCACCTGGCCGAGCTCGGCCAACACCGTCAGAACCGGGTCGATACCCGCGTGGCTGGCGTTGTCGGCATCTATCAACAGGGCGATATTCTTGAGTTCTGCTTCGGGCATCGCGGCTATGTGGCCGCCGGCCCGCCCCATGGCAAGACGTCAGGCTGCTTTGAACTCGCCGGAACTCTCATCGAGCAGATGCAGGACGCCGTCCGAAATAGCGAAGTAGGCCCCGCGTAGGGTGACTTCGCCGGTCGGCTCCTTCTCCTGAATGCAGGGAAATGTGCGCAGGTTGGCAAGGCTGACCT is from Croceibacterium aestuarii and encodes:
- a CDS encoding NYN domain-containing protein, which encodes MPEAELKNIALLIDADNASHAGIDPVLTVLAELGQVNIRRAYGNWAKPALSNWNKITHRYGLQPMQQFDLTKGKNATDIAMAIDAIDLLNAGKVDGFGIMSSDSDFTPLVTRLRQDGLIVYGFGSAKAPEAFKTACTRYIDVDQLIKTSAKDDGKSDSDPVDAEIIELLGAAWKAANRDEDGFAKLQEVGQLAGNRSSFDVRNHGYKRLSDLVQAASDNFKLERRNGQLYVKRLR